A single genomic interval of Hafnia alvei harbors:
- a CDS encoding NAD(P)H-dependent oxidoreductase, whose product MKKVLVLAAHRFPDQSRISHAAIDALKTQKNVTVNELMRHYPDYNIDVEREQKLLVEHDIVVMLFPFYWYSSPAILKEWQDAVLTYGFAYGSQGNALHGKSLMIATSTGGNAQAYTAEGYNRYPVESLLLPFNNISHLVGMHWLDPYLIQGANDITDQLIDTGVNGLLSRIHELQNAD is encoded by the coding sequence ATGAAAAAAGTGCTGGTATTAGCTGCGCATCGTTTTCCCGATCAATCACGCATCAGCCATGCTGCGATTGATGCATTGAAAACTCAGAAAAACGTCACGGTGAATGAGCTTATGCGTCACTATCCTGATTACAACATCGACGTAGAACGCGAACAAAAATTGCTCGTTGAGCACGATATTGTGGTGATGCTCTTCCCCTTCTATTGGTATAGCTCTCCGGCGATTTTAAAAGAGTGGCAAGATGCCGTATTAACTTATGGTTTTGCCTATGGCAGCCAAGGCAACGCATTACATGGCAAATCGCTGATGATCGCGACCTCTACAGGAGGTAATGCGCAGGCGTACACCGCCGAGGGGTACAACCGCTACCCTGTTGAAAGCCTTTTATTACCGTTTAACAACATAAGTCATTTGGTTGGCATGCATTGGCTAGATCCGTATTTGATTCAGGGTGCCAACGATATTACCGATCAATTAATTGATACTGGTGTGAATGGATTACTGAGCAGAATCCATGAATTACAAAACGCCGACTGA